A region of Selenomonadales bacterium 4137-cl DNA encodes the following proteins:
- a CDS encoding L,D-transpeptidase, with translation MNAKTREEEYLRRMKALGYEPDLRGMDDDDIKWELGKMEEADRRREPPPEQPLRTVYRPVDPGLKARILRMFGQPYDESAIPKGQEFYLNGWDNGEDEYRLQKKPAPDMLNPLGGGMKRPEEPLNYWDTVLKGSQSNGNIFEPYLKPLTTFPEQNSSVHPTRDNMYTQYSYEPSGHDAGVHMKGGDGGTNKDVDDSGQTKESGDHYILYSQEDQRFYWINGQTGTVVNSWAGSNKFVPGVNENGVPRESLPIGTYEVSAEISDGKYGPAYGTFYITTGDPRGRDIHGGGTGLDDPYAPNHELLPTHGCLRMQNADGTDLSRRIIGQGNKVRLVVINGPAKLSGNDLR, from the coding sequence ATGAACGCGAAAACCAGAGAGGAAGAGTATCTAAGGAGGATGAAGGCGCTGGGGTATGAACCGGATTTAAGGGGGATGGACGACGACGACATCAAGTGGGAACTCGGCAAGATGGAGGAGGCCGACCGGAGGCGGGAGCCGCCCCCTGAGCAGCCGCTGCGGACGGTGTACCGCCCCGTGGACCCCGGCCTGAAGGCGCGGATACTTCGCATGTTCGGCCAGCCGTACGACGAGAGCGCCATCCCCAAGGGGCAGGAGTTTTATCTCAACGGTTGGGACAACGGGGAGGATGAGTACAGATTGCAGAAGAAACCTGCGCCGGATATGTTGAATCCGTTGGGTGGCGGAATGAAGCGTCCGGAAGAGCCGCTCAATTATTGGGATACGGTGCTGAAGGGGAGCCAGAGCAACGGTAATATTTTTGAGCCATATCTGAAGCCGCTTACCACTTTTCCGGAGCAGAATAGCTCGGTGCATCCCACCCGAGATAATATGTATACTCAGTATAGTTACGAACCAAGCGGACATGACGCGGGGGTGCATATGAAGGGCGGAGATGGCGGGACTAATAAGGATGTGGATGACAGCGGCCAAACCAAAGAATCCGGAGATCATTACATCCTCTACAGTCAGGAAGATCAACGTTTTTACTGGATTAATGGGCAGACTGGAACAGTTGTCAATTCATGGGCAGGCAGCAATAAGTTCGTTCCCGGAGTGAATGAAAATGGCGTACCGCGAGAATCGTTACCTATTGGGACATATGAGGTGTCTGCGGAAATCTCGGACGGCAAGTATGGCCCTGCGTACGGCACATTCTACATCACTACCGGCGACCCCCGCGGCAGGGATATACACGGCGGCGGAACAGGGCTAGACGATCCATACGCCCCAAACCACGAATTGTTACCTACACACGGCTGTCTAAGAATGCAAAACGCTGACGGTACAGATCTTAGCCGGCGTATTATCGGCCAGGGCAACAAAGTACGCTTGGTTGTGATTAACGGGCCGGCAAAACTTAGCGGTAACGATCTGAGATGA
- a CDS encoding glycogen/starch/alpha-glucan phosphorylase encodes MNIDKEEFQRQYLDKVAKLHGKPLEETSDGERYQALSSLIRDYIGQRWLLSRRRQRQGKQVYYLSIEFLLGRLTDMYLINLGLRDTVAAAFFDLGVDLAAILESEEDPGLGNGGLGRLAACYLDSMAAESLPGHGCGLRYRYGFFEQDFVNGRQIEVPDDWLKTGFIYEFRRSDEAVEIRFGGTVTPELNGKLRYRHENYESVLAVPYDVPVVGHLNDTVNTLRLWSAEPHRTDFVCSATNRNDCLKTIEYKNDVEAITSVLYPDDSTRDGRVLRLKQHYFLTSASLQAILADLARRDIPLTRLSDHVAVHINDTHPALAVPELMRLLIDEHGMGWDEAWSLTVATISYTNHTIMPEALETWPVDLFQALLPRIFVIVNEINERFCRELWQRYPGDWDHIRAMAVIADGTIRMAHLAIAGSHSVNGVAQLHTRILKERVMSDFHQFYPDKFNNKTNGVTHRRFLIKANPQLAALLGETVGEQWVQYPCDLLGLLPHAADPAFQDKLAAIRRWHKSKLAAQILDATGVRIDPDSIFDTHVKRIHGYKRQTLNAFHIMHLYNRLKADPGMDLTPRTFIFGGKAAPAYRLAKLTIRFINALADKINRDKTINDKIKVVFLENYNVSLLEKLLPATDVSEQIPTASREACGTGNMKFIMNGSVIIGTLDGGNIEIRNAVGEDNIITFGLTADEVLNIYERGGYNPWDIYCGDERVKTVLDQLVNGFLPGGPDEYRPIFDSFLHHGDHFLVLKDFAAYVDAQKELERRYRDRRHWLSMSVRNIAHSGKFSGDRTFTEYAVDIWRLRPEAPVRCYCSADEDFARAEGGCTLSRRPALQATLSNATYN; translated from the coding sequence ATGAACATCGACAAAGAAGAATTCCAACGGCAGTACCTGGACAAAGTGGCGAAACTGCACGGCAAACCGCTCGAAGAGACCTCCGACGGCGAGAGGTACCAGGCCCTCAGCAGCCTGATCCGGGACTATATTGGCCAGCGGTGGCTGCTGTCGCGCCGCAGGCAGCGGCAGGGGAAGCAGGTCTACTACCTGTCTATTGAATTCCTCCTCGGCCGCCTCACCGACATGTACCTCATCAACCTCGGCCTTCGCGACACCGTCGCCGCCGCCTTCTTCGACCTCGGCGTCGATCTCGCCGCCATCCTCGAAAGCGAAGAAGACCCCGGCCTCGGCAACGGCGGCCTCGGGCGCCTCGCCGCCTGCTACCTCGACTCGATGGCCGCCGAAAGCCTTCCCGGCCACGGCTGCGGCCTAAGATACCGCTACGGCTTCTTCGAACAAGACTTCGTCAACGGCCGCCAGATCGAAGTCCCCGACGACTGGCTCAAAACCGGCTTCATCTACGAATTCCGCCGCTCCGACGAAGCCGTCGAAATCCGTTTCGGCGGCACCGTCACGCCTGAGCTCAACGGCAAACTCCGCTACCGTCACGAAAACTACGAATCGGTCCTGGCCGTCCCCTACGACGTCCCCGTCGTCGGCCACCTGAACGACACCGTCAACACCCTCCGCCTCTGGAGCGCCGAACCGCACCGCACCGACTTCGTCTGCTCGGCCACCAACCGCAACGACTGCCTCAAAACCATCGAATACAAAAACGACGTCGAAGCCATCACCAGCGTCCTCTATCCCGACGACTCCACCCGCGACGGCCGGGTGCTCAGGCTCAAGCAGCACTACTTCCTCACCAGCGCCAGCCTCCAGGCCATCCTCGCCGACCTCGCGCGCCGCGACATTCCCCTCACCCGTCTCAGCGACCACGTCGCCGTCCACATCAACGACACCCATCCCGCCTTAGCCGTCCCCGAACTCATGCGCCTCCTCATCGACGAGCACGGCATGGGCTGGGACGAAGCCTGGAGCCTCACAGTCGCCACCATCTCCTATACCAACCACACCATCATGCCCGAAGCCCTCGAGACCTGGCCGGTCGACCTCTTCCAGGCCTTGTTGCCGCGCATCTTCGTCATCGTCAACGAAATCAACGAACGGTTCTGCCGCGAACTGTGGCAGCGCTACCCCGGCGACTGGGACCACATCCGCGCCATGGCGGTCATCGCCGACGGCACCATCCGCATGGCCCACCTCGCCATCGCCGGCAGCCACAGCGTCAACGGCGTCGCCCAGCTCCACACCCGTATCCTCAAGGAACGGGTCATGAGCGACTTCCACCAATTCTACCCCGACAAATTCAACAACAAAACCAACGGCGTCACCCACCGCCGCTTCCTCATCAAAGCCAACCCCCAGCTCGCCGCCCTCCTCGGCGAAACCGTCGGCGAGCAATGGGTCCAGTACCCCTGCGACCTCCTCGGCCTGCTGCCCCACGCCGCCGACCCCGCCTTCCAGGACAAACTCGCCGCCATCCGTCGCTGGCACAAAAGCAAGCTGGCTGCCCAAATCCTCGACGCCACCGGCGTCAGAATCGACCCTGACTCGATCTTCGACACCCACGTCAAACGCATCCACGGCTACAAACGTCAGACCCTCAACGCCTTCCACATCATGCACCTCTACAACCGCCTCAAAGCCGACCCCGGCATGGACCTCACCCCCCGGACCTTCATCTTCGGCGGCAAAGCCGCCCCCGCCTACCGGCTCGCCAAGCTGACGATCAGATTCATCAACGCCCTCGCCGACAAAATCAACCGCGACAAAACCATTAACGACAAAATCAAAGTCGTCTTCCTCGAAAACTACAACGTCTCCCTCCTCGAAAAACTCCTCCCCGCCACCGACGTCAGCGAACAGATTCCCACCGCCAGCCGCGAAGCCTGCGGCACCGGCAACATGAAATTCATCATGAACGGCTCGGTAATCATCGGCACCCTCGACGGCGGCAACATCGAAATCAGAAACGCCGTCGGCGAGGACAACATCATCACCTTCGGCCTCACCGCCGACGAAGTCCTCAACATCTACGAGCGCGGCGGCTACAACCCCTGGGACATCTACTGCGGCGACGAACGGGTAAAGACCGTCCTCGACCAGCTTGTCAACGGCTTCCTGCCCGGCGGCCCCGACGAATACCGCCCCATCTTCGACTCCTTCCTCCACCATGGCGACCACTTCCTCGTCCTCAAGGACTTCGCCGCCTACGTCGACGCCCAGAAGGAACTCGAACGCCGTTACCGCGACCGCCGGCACTGGCTCTCGATGTCCGTCCGCAACATCGCCCACTCCGGCAAATTCTCCGGTGACCGCACCTTCACCGAATACGCCGTCGACATCTGGCGGCTGCGCCCCGAAGCCCCCGTCCGCTGCTACTGCAGCGCCGACGAAGACTTCGCCCGCGCCGAAGGCGGCTGCACCCTCTCCCGGCGTCCGGCCCTCCAGGCCACCCTCTCCAACGCCACGTACAATTAA
- a CDS encoding DUF421 domain-containing protein, whose translation MERSAGEIALIITVNTSVSYVFLLFVTRMLGRKDISQLTFFDFVNAITIGSIIANIAMDPDSPMWYGILSTAVWGAWVMATNLLTLRSLPARKIIDGEPIVVIHNGKILEENLGRRYYNVNDVLMQLRNENIFDPKQVELALMEANGTLSILKKSQFQNVTNQDINISPKPQPGSLLAGMELIVDGQVLRKNLRFSGLTEEELLKRLAAQGVNDVREVLVAAGLPDGTLYVDKKKDGEREGLKNQDKLL comes from the coding sequence TTGGAGCGGTCGGCGGGGGAAATCGCCCTGATTATTACGGTCAACACTAGTGTAAGCTACGTTTTTCTGCTGTTCGTGACCCGTATGCTCGGAAGGAAGGACATTTCCCAGCTCACCTTTTTCGACTTCGTCAACGCGATAACGATCGGCTCGATCATCGCCAACATCGCGATGGACCCCGACAGTCCGATGTGGTACGGTATTTTGAGCACGGCGGTCTGGGGCGCGTGGGTGATGGCGACCAACCTCCTGACGCTGAGAAGTCTGCCGGCCCGCAAGATTATCGACGGGGAGCCGATCGTGGTCATCCATAACGGCAAGATTCTCGAGGAAAATCTCGGCCGGCGCTACTATAATGTCAACGATGTGCTGATGCAGCTCAGAAACGAGAACATTTTCGATCCCAAACAGGTCGAGCTGGCGCTGATGGAGGCGAACGGCACGCTGAGTATCCTGAAAAAGTCACAGTTTCAGAACGTGACCAACCAGGATATCAATATTTCCCCCAAGCCGCAGCCAGGCTCCCTGCTGGCCGGCATGGAGCTGATCGTCGACGGTCAAGTCCTCCGCAAAAATTTGCGGTTTTCCGGCCTGACCGAGGAGGAGCTGCTTAAGAGGCTGGCGGCGCAAGGGGTCAACGATGTGCGGGAGGTTCTGGTGGCCGCCGGCCTGCCGGACGGGACGCTGTACGTGGACAAAAAGAAGGACGGCGAACGGGAGGGGTTGAAGAACCAGGACAAGTTGCTATGA
- a CDS encoding DUF421 domain-containing protein, giving the protein MNEALVEMVRGLIGFFSLLIFARLLGKQQVSQLTFFDYVLGITVGSTASSLTTDLTSRAWPHWVGLVTWIVCVLILQYITLKSRYAAKYISGEPTILVMNGNIMEGAMRTMRYRATDLLEQLREKGVFDLSQVAYAVLETDGQLSVLKKAQHQPVTPQDLNMTPQYGGMCVEIIYDGKVMTQNLRDLGKDHGWLRAELAARGYRGPEEIFMLLVDPQGQLFIDPYKDRVKITDPGDFPGPS; this is encoded by the coding sequence ATGAACGAAGCGTTGGTCGAAATGGTCAGAGGCCTGATAGGCTTCTTTTCGCTGCTGATTTTCGCCCGCCTGCTCGGCAAGCAGCAGGTAAGCCAACTGACCTTCTTCGACTATGTCCTGGGCATCACCGTCGGCTCGACGGCCTCGTCGCTGACCACCGACCTCACCAGCCGGGCCTGGCCCCATTGGGTCGGGCTGGTAACCTGGATAGTATGCGTCCTCATCCTCCAATACATCACCCTCAAGTCTCGCTACGCCGCCAAATACATCAGCGGCGAGCCCACCATCCTCGTCATGAACGGCAACATCATGGAAGGCGCCATGCGCACCATGCGCTACCGGGCGACCGACCTTCTCGAACAGCTCAGGGAAAAGGGCGTGTTCGATCTCAGCCAGGTGGCCTACGCGGTACTGGAAACTGACGGGCAATTGTCGGTGCTGAAGAAGGCCCAGCACCAGCCGGTCACCCCCCAGGACCTCAACATGACCCCCCAGTACGGGGGAATGTGCGTCGAAATCATTTACGACGGCAAAGTGATGACCCAGAACCTCCGCGACCTCGGCAAAGACCACGGCTGGCTCCGGGCCGAGCTCGCGGCGCGCGGCTACCGGGGTCCGGAGGAAATCTTCATGCTGCTCGTCGACCCCCAGGGGCAGCTATTCATCGATCCCTACAAAGACAGGGTGAAAATAACCGACCCGGGCGATTTTCCCGGGCCGAGCTAG
- the malQ gene encoding 4-alpha-glucanotransferase: MDNDWLLHDSHNQFYRSPFGAVSCRTPVTLRLAVRTPDRPDAAVLRLWRDAGGEEDIPMALWREEGDHRVYQAEIVAPADPGLLWYSFVLHRHGRTFRYGNNSARQGGCGQLYDHTPAAWQITVHRPGATTPQWLKDAVIYQIFVDRFYNGNPGGAIVNPPRNSLIHPYWDAIPFYVRDPRTGAIFAYDFFGGNLRGVLAKLPYLKDLGVTVLYFNPIFESPSNHKYDTGDYKAIDPMFGDNALFAALCARAGELGMKVILDGVFSHTGSDSRYFNRDGRYPELGAYQSRESPCYDWYRFSRWPDEYESWWGIGTLPNVNELEPSYVDFIIEGRDSVARHWARAGVKGWRLDVADELPDEFIRRLRAVLKEEDPDAVLIGEVWEDASNKESYGARRRYFLGDGLDAATGYPFRAVLLDFALGRRDAGEVHAALMSLYENYPRENFYASMNLLGSHDVPRALTLLGEAPDPERMSIIDQARYRLPPAQRRLGLARLKLLALFQMTFPGAPCVYYGDEAGIEGYTDPFNRGTYPWGGEDGDLLAWYRKLTALRHRHAVLRGGEWLPLYAQGDVYGYLRRIGRGQDAFGRPEKANTAVVLLNRSRHEPVRLDLDLGHYADGELYNALADYSPVPVRDGKLSLVLGPLSGALLLKRREDPPAFARAAGVLLHPTSLPGGDLGPSAYRFVDWLAAAGQKWWQILPLNPPGLGASPYQSASAFAGNPALISPAIAVDEAGYQAFLAENALWLDNYALYAALKDRFGGLPWTEWEPGAAERYGPLLADDLERRRREQYRFFAQWRALKNYANAKGVKLIGDLPIFVAHDSADVWANRHLFRLDAAGRPLAVAGVPPDYFSATGQLWGNPLYDWDAMAADGYRWWRERLAQALRLADAVRIDHFRGFEAFWAVPYGEATAERGEWVKGPGAPFFDTLEKHFGRLPVIAEDLGVITPAVESLRDKFALPGMKILQFALEGGDWPDGEDNAVVYTGTHDNDTILGWHRARTGDSDADGDVCWRYIETAYQATACLAIIPLQDILCIGGEARMNTPGTVGGGNWAWRYEEGDITPETAAKLAALAEKYGR, encoded by the coding sequence ATGGACAACGACTGGCTCCTCCACGATTCGCACAATCAGTTCTACCGCAGCCCTTTCGGGGCTGTTTCCTGTCGCACCCCCGTCACCCTGCGGCTCGCCGTCCGCACCCCCGACCGGCCTGACGCCGCCGTCCTCCGCCTCTGGCGGGACGCCGGGGGCGAAGAGGACATCCCCATGGCCCTGTGGCGCGAAGAAGGCGACCACAGAGTCTATCAGGCCGAAATCGTCGCCCCCGCCGACCCCGGCCTGCTGTGGTACTCCTTTGTCCTTCACCGCCACGGCCGCACCTTCCGCTACGGCAATAACTCCGCCCGCCAAGGCGGCTGCGGCCAACTCTACGACCACACCCCGGCCGCCTGGCAGATAACCGTTCACCGGCCGGGAGCCACAACGCCGCAGTGGCTCAAAGACGCCGTCATCTACCAGATCTTCGTCGACCGCTTTTATAACGGCAACCCCGGCGGCGCGATAGTGAACCCCCCGCGCAACAGCCTCATCCACCCCTACTGGGACGCCATCCCCTTCTACGTCCGCGACCCGCGCACCGGCGCAATTTTCGCCTACGACTTCTTCGGCGGCAACCTCCGCGGCGTCCTGGCCAAACTGCCCTACCTCAAGGACCTCGGCGTCACCGTCCTCTACTTCAACCCCATCTTCGAATCGCCCAGCAACCACAAATACGACACCGGCGACTACAAGGCCATCGACCCGATGTTCGGCGACAACGCCCTGTTCGCCGCCCTGTGCGCCCGCGCCGGCGAACTCGGCATGAAGGTCATCCTCGACGGCGTCTTCAGCCACACCGGCAGCGACAGCCGCTACTTCAACCGTGACGGCCGTTATCCGGAGCTTGGGGCCTACCAGTCGCGCGAATCCCCCTGCTACGACTGGTACCGCTTCAGCCGCTGGCCCGACGAATACGAATCCTGGTGGGGCATCGGCACCCTCCCCAACGTCAACGAACTCGAGCCCTCCTACGTCGACTTCATCATCGAAGGACGGGACAGCGTCGCCCGCCACTGGGCGCGGGCCGGCGTCAAAGGCTGGCGCCTCGACGTCGCCGACGAACTGCCCGACGAATTCATCCGCCGCCTGCGGGCCGTGCTCAAAGAGGAAGACCCCGACGCCGTCCTCATCGGCGAAGTATGGGAAGACGCCTCCAACAAGGAAAGCTACGGCGCCCGGCGGCGATACTTCCTCGGCGACGGCCTCGACGCCGCCACCGGCTACCCTTTCCGGGCCGTCCTCCTCGACTTCGCCCTCGGCCGCCGAGACGCGGGCGAGGTCCACGCCGCCCTCATGAGCCTGTACGAGAACTACCCCCGTGAAAACTTCTACGCCTCGATGAACCTCCTTGGCAGCCACGACGTCCCACGCGCCCTCACCCTCCTCGGCGAGGCGCCCGACCCGGAAAGAATGTCGATCATCGACCAGGCCCGCTACCGGCTGCCGCCTGCCCAGCGACGCCTGGGTCTGGCGCGCCTCAAGCTCCTCGCCCTCTTCCAGATGACCTTCCCCGGCGCCCCCTGCGTCTACTACGGCGACGAGGCCGGCATCGAAGGCTACACCGACCCCTTCAACCGCGGCACCTATCCCTGGGGAGGGGAAGACGGCGACCTCCTCGCCTGGTACCGCAAGCTCACCGCCCTCCGCCATCGCCACGCCGTCCTTCGCGGCGGCGAATGGCTGCCGCTGTATGCCCAGGGCGACGTTTACGGCTACCTCCGCCGCATCGGTCGCGGCCAGGACGCCTTCGGCCGCCCCGAAAAGGCCAACACCGCCGTCGTTCTTTTGAACCGCTCGCGTCACGAGCCCGTCCGCCTTGACCTCGACCTCGGCCACTACGCCGACGGCGAGCTCTACAACGCCCTCGCCGACTACTCGCCTGTTCCCGTTCGCGACGGTAAACTAAGCCTTGTCCTCGGTCCGCTGTCCGGCGCCCTCCTCCTCAAGCGCCGCGAAGACCCGCCCGCCTTTGCGCGGGCCGCCGGCGTCCTCCTGCACCCCACCTCGCTGCCCGGCGGCGACCTCGGCCCGTCCGCCTACCGCTTCGTCGACTGGCTGGCCGCCGCCGGCCAGAAATGGTGGCAGATACTGCCCCTGAACCCTCCCGGCCTCGGCGCGTCCCCCTACCAGAGCGCCTCGGCCTTCGCCGGCAACCCCGCCCTCATCTCGCCGGCGATCGCCGTCGACGAAGCGGGCTACCAAGCCTTTCTGGCCGAAAACGCCCTGTGGCTCGACAACTACGCCCTTTACGCCGCCCTTAAAGACCGCTTCGGCGGCCTGCCCTGGACGGAGTGGGAGCCGGGCGCGGCTGAGCGCTACGGACCGTTGCTGGCCGACGACCTCGAACGACGCCGCCGCGAACAGTACCGCTTCTTCGCCCAGTGGCGCGCCCTCAAGAACTACGCCAACGCCAAAGGCGTCAAGCTCATCGGCGACCTGCCCATCTTCGTCGCCCACGACTCGGCCGACGTGTGGGCCAACCGTCACCTCTTCCGCCTCGACGCCGCCGGCCGCCCGCTGGCCGTCGCCGGCGTCCCCCCCGACTACTTCAGCGCCACCGGCCAGCTGTGGGGCAACCCCCTCTATGACTGGGACGCCATGGCCGCCGACGGCTACCGCTGGTGGCGGGAGCGGCTCGCCCAGGCGCTCAGGCTGGCCGACGCCGTCCGCATCGATCACTTCCGAGGCTTCGAGGCCTTCTGGGCGGTACCCTACGGCGAAGCGACCGCCGAGCGGGGCGAATGGGTCAAAGGCCCCGGCGCGCCCTTTTTCGACACCCTGGAAAAGCACTTCGGCCGTCTGCCCGTCATCGCCGAAGACCTCGGCGTCATCACCCCGGCCGTCGAAAGCCTGCGCGACAAATTCGCCCTTCCCGGCATGAAGATCCTCCAGTTCGCCCTGGAGGGCGGCGACTGGCCGGACGGCGAGGACAACGCCGTCGTCTACACCGGCACCCACGACAACGACACCATCCTCGGCTGGCACCGGGCGCGCACCGGCGACAGCGACGCGGACGGCGACGTCTGCTGGCGGTACATCGAAACCGCCTACCAGGCGACCGCCTGCCTGGCGATCATCCCCCTCCAGGACATCCTCTGCATCGGCGGCGAGGCGCGCATGAACACCCCCGGCACGGTCGGCGGCGGCAACTGGGCCTGGCGCTATGAGGAAGGCGACATAACGCCGGAAACCGCCGCCAAACTGGCCGCCCTGGCGGAAAAATATGGCCGTTAA
- a CDS encoding carbohydrate-binding protein — MTRRINRKYAANGLLVRPAFPSKGETVHVAYSGLLASNGADRLYVRFGFGDAWEGSLDYKMVRTANGFSAAVPVAAADSLNLCFHDSAGHWDNNSGANYAIEVTR, encoded by the coding sequence ATGACCCGTCGCATCAACCGTAAATACGCCGCCAACGGCCTGTTGGTCCGCCCCGCCTTCCCGTCCAAAGGCGAAACCGTCCACGTCGCCTACAGCGGCCTTCTCGCCAGTAACGGCGCGGATCGGCTGTATGTCCGCTTCGGTTTCGGCGATGCCTGGGAAGGGTCGCTCGACTACAAAATGGTGCGCACCGCCAATGGCTTCTCGGCCGCCGTTCCGGTGGCCGCGGCCGATTCGCTCAACCTTTGTTTCCACGACAGCGCCGGCCACTGGGACAACAATTCCGGCGCCAACTATGCGATCGAGGTGACCCGGTGA
- a CDS encoding PAS domain S-box protein: MQHQLAADKHVVTRLRAGFHNQLLQFLFHTSRDFLFVIEYRGPDNPAVLLEVNDIACERLGYSRRELADLYPGGIMTPATAAKLPSVRSRLLEGEAVREELVLVAKNGVTIPTELNADLIHYRGKKVILGICRDIADRQSLEGAWQHLLKGLEAEVSQRTAELMDINRQLQAEILERAVAEEALADKERQLRLLTDNMLDTVLQVDPAGIIKFVTPSCHTMLGYPPSAVLGKRIVDFIHPDDVEVVDADFRRILTTGAPVGAQYRVRHAAGHWVWAESISKSIADEQGNILGTVTCCRDVTSRKRIEQQLKYQAIRDPVTGLHNRTYFEIEMARLADPALHPVGLIICDLDGLKYINDTLGHDAGDQLLANLAELIRDPFNDNEVVARIGGDEFAIILPNADEASLTAARARITAGIEAYNGKNPTIPLCVSVGIAITGPTLSINGLFKEADNSMYREKLLSQHSSRSSVVQALKKALEVRDFVTEGHATRLRDLTLRLAKACGFPDYKHTDLRLFAEFHDIGKVGIPDHILFKPDHLTPGELKVMRSHAEIGHRIAVSTPDLEPIADWILKHHEWWNGKGYPLGLKGAKIPLECRMLAIADAYDAMTNDRPYRKAMPPAEALAEIERCAGSQFDPDLVERFTRLIAQD, from the coding sequence ATGCAGCATCAACTCGCCGCCGACAAGCACGTAGTCACGAGGCTCCGGGCAGGGTTCCATAACCAACTGCTCCAATTCCTCTTCCACACCAGCCGTGACTTCCTCTTCGTCATCGAATACCGCGGACCAGACAATCCGGCTGTCCTCCTGGAAGTCAACGATATCGCCTGCGAAAGGCTAGGCTACTCCCGTCGGGAACTGGCGGACCTCTACCCCGGAGGCATCATGACTCCCGCAACGGCAGCCAAGCTGCCGTCCGTGCGGTCCAGGCTCCTGGAAGGGGAAGCCGTGCGGGAAGAACTGGTCCTCGTCGCGAAAAACGGCGTGACGATACCGACCGAACTCAACGCCGACCTGATCCACTACCGGGGCAAGAAAGTCATCCTGGGCATCTGCCGCGACATCGCCGACCGCCAGAGCCTGGAAGGCGCCTGGCAACATCTCCTGAAAGGCCTCGAAGCCGAAGTTTCCCAGCGTACCGCCGAACTGATGGACATCAACCGTCAGCTCCAGGCGGAAATCCTCGAACGCGCCGTCGCCGAAGAAGCGCTGGCCGATAAAGAGCGGCAGCTCCGCCTCCTCACCGACAACATGCTCGATACCGTCCTCCAGGTCGACCCTGCCGGCATAATCAAGTTCGTCACCCCCTCCTGCCACACCATGCTCGGTTACCCGCCCTCCGCCGTTCTCGGCAAACGCATTGTCGACTTCATCCACCCCGACGACGTCGAAGTCGTCGACGCCGACTTTCGGCGAATACTGACCACCGGCGCGCCGGTCGGCGCCCAGTACCGGGTGCGCCATGCCGCCGGCCATTGGGTGTGGGCGGAGAGCATCTCCAAAAGCATAGCTGACGAACAGGGCAATATCCTGGGAACGGTCACCTGCTGCCGGGACGTCACCAGCCGCAAGCGCATTGAGCAGCAGCTCAAATACCAGGCCATCCGCGACCCAGTCACCGGCCTTCACAACCGCACCTACTTCGAGATCGAGATGGCCCGCCTGGCCGATCCCGCCCTCCACCCCGTCGGCCTGATCATCTGCGACCTCGACGGCCTCAAATACATCAACGACACCCTCGGCCACGACGCCGGCGACCAACTCCTGGCCAACCTCGCCGAGCTCATCCGCGACCCCTTCAACGACAACGAAGTCGTCGCCCGCATCGGCGGCGACGAGTTCGCCATCATCCTCCCCAACGCCGACGAAGCCTCGCTGACCGCCGCCCGCGCACGCATCACCGCCGGCATCGAAGCCTACAACGGCAAAAACCCGACCATCCCTCTCTGCGTCTCGGTCGGCATTGCCATCACCGGCCCCACGCTGAGCATCAACGGCCTGTTCAAAGAAGCCGACAACTCCATGTACCGGGAAAAACTTTTGAGCCAGCACTCCAGCCGCAGCTCAGTCGTCCAGGCTCTCAAAAAGGCGCTCGAAGTACGCGACTTCGTAACCGAAGGTCACGCCACCCGCCTGCGCGACCTCACCCTCCGACTGGCGAAAGCCTGCGGCTTCCCCGACTATAAACACACCGACCTACGCCTGTTCGCCGAGTTCCATGACATCGGCAAAGTCGGTATTCCCGACCATATCCTCTTCAAACCCGATCACCTTACTCCGGGGGAACTCAAGGTTATGCGCAGTCACGCCGAAATCGGCCACCGCATCGCCGTCTCCACCCCCGACCTCGAACCGATCGCCGACTGGATCCTCAAACACCACGAATGGTGGAACGGCAAAGGCTACCCGCTCGGCCTCAAAGGCGCGAAAATCCCGCTCGAATGCCGCATGCTCGCCATCGCCGACGCCTACGACGCCATGACCAACGACCGCCCTTACCGCAAAGCCATGCCACCGGCTGAAGCGCTGGCCGAAATCGAACGCTGCGCCGGCAGCCAGTTCGACCCGGACCTCGTCGAGCGTTTCACCCGCCTGATCGCCCAGGACTAA